Proteins from one Oncorhynchus masou masou isolate Uvic2021 chromosome 12, UVic_Omas_1.1, whole genome shotgun sequence genomic window:
- the LOC135550680 gene encoding autophagy-related protein 101 produces the protein MNCRSEALEVSVEGRQVDEAMLAMLHTILLHRSTGKFHYKKEGTYSIGTVGTQDIDCDFIDFSFVRVSSDELDRAIRKAVGEFKDAMGNGTDGMGQISLEFYQKKKSRWPFSDECIPWEVWSIKVNVVNLANEQERQICREKVGEKLGEKVINIVEVINRHEYLPKMPTQSEVDNVFDTSLKDVQPYLYKITFQITDTLGTSVSTTMRRLIKDTLAL, from the exons ATGAACTGCCGTTCGGAGGCTCTAGAAGTGTCGGTGGAGGGAAGACAGGTGGACGAGGCCATGTTGGCGATGTTGCACACTATCTTACTGCATCGCAGCACTGGGAAATTTCACTACAAGAAAGAGGGCACCTACTCCATTGGTACTGTTGGCACACAGGACATTGACTGCGACTTTATTGATTTCAGTTTTGTTCGTGTTTCTTCCGATGAGCTTGATAGGGCCATCAGGAAAGCAGTAGGAGAATTCAAG GATGCCATGGGCAATGGGACGGATGGAATGGGACAAATCTCACTGGAGTTCTACCAGAAAAAAAAGTCCCGCTGGCCTTTCTCTGATGAGTGTATTCCCTGGGAGGTCTGGAGCATCAAGGTCAACGTCGTCAACCTGGCCAACGAGCAGGAGAGACAGATCTGTCGGGAGAAAGTGGGTGAGAAGCTGGGTGAGAAGGTGATCAACATCGTGGAGGTGATCAACCGGCACGAGTACCTACCCAAGATGCCCACCCAGTCGGAAGTGGACAATGTGTTCGACACCAGCCTCAAAGATGTCCAGCCTTACCTGTACAAAATCACTTTTCAGATCACTGATACGCTGGGCACCTCAGTGAGCACCACCATGAGAAGGCTAATAAAAGACACCTTAGCACTGTGA
- the LOC135550678 gene encoding zinc finger and BTB domain-containing protein 21-like: protein MESLVHYSNPSHGVSVLGMLNEQRLKGQLCDTVLVVGDQRYQAHRSVLAASSEYFQSLFTRRLSDTHKVIQLDFCEPEAFEVVLNYIYSSSLFVDRGSLAAIQEMGYSLGIPFLTNIMSTRPHVSYCVSRKRLSFSEEDDNDSQPRSVIMRQNRGGDSPGPSRYSSNYQGEPSGQRNPNESSRNTASNPRKSAEATCEGSDSKSISSYASILKGKTSSRTGSSVRPQLTSSVSFSESPTVMLQTESDLSTKEEEEEQRLYRPTSNFQGSAGEPSQTIDRSGPLIKSLLRRSLSMDSPVPVFSPTLELNKLQGREQSVVKMVAKTEEGTQSEHKHSVKVVPPLLLRSRHHSRYDNEEETQGEVFHVKTEPSSPLSDPSEIIRITVGDSLPVNLKDIEINFDQGPTKPCYNLPGKRKVRRDNRRYPFKKSKGVNKHDFPREDENNMSESVPHNSNMDDNDGDWTDEPRQSKMFKCWNCLKVFRSKAGLHRHVNMYHNPDKPYACDICHKRFHTNFKVWTHCQTQHGVVQNPASSSSSFQLDEKFQRKLIDIVREREIKKALLMKLRRNKQGSQSQVFAKKGGLRSRSNLICPYCGKTFLFLSQFKQHLKTHPAERANQETERESSLSQKDQDQHGQRENTDTEVYSCRLCNEKLSSHFEQGDHERGCRHATVCPYCGLRFSSPAVKKEHEAHCKYKKLTCLECMRTFKSSFSIWRHQVEVHNHNIMTVKEQLSHQEEINGEVSDHLGRPLHTQESVGAGSFREDIIYSDSSGPPMFDSEDSSSFVPEDLSVSKHKNDHHGELTVKEEPIEEAVSEREDMTSGASIEPEEPGVWPCEKCGKLFGGHKDLERHQELLCHIKPFICHICNKAFRTNFRLWSHFQSHMSTSDEPGVREVDDRRPSSPSPSPPLAVTQATGRPAPQVSPPKPMEAEPVVAKSVVTKSVVTKEEEKPVSSSSMPRTKRPEMDRSYSSPLPKTDSVDNPLTPQESETFFYHAPTLSALTFKRQYMCKLCHRTFKTAFSLWSHEQSHSHI, encoded by the coding sequence ATGGAGAGTCTGGTGCACTATAGTAATCCCTCCCATGGCGTCTCGGTCCTGGGGATGCTTAATGAGCAGCGCCTGAAGGGGCAGCTCTGTGACACAGTCTTGGTTGTCGGGGATCAGAGGTACCAAGCCCACAGGAGTGTGCTTGCTGCCAGCAGTGAGTATTTCCAATCCCTGTTCACACGGAGGCTGTCTGACACCCACAAAGTGATACAGTTGGACTTCTGTGAGCCTGAGGCCTTTGAGGTAGTGCTGAATTACATATACTCATCCTCCCTCTTTGTGGACAGAGGCAGCCTGGCAGCCATCCAGGAGATGGGATACAGTCTAGGAATCCCCTTTCTAACCAACATTATGTCAACAAGGCCGCATGTGTCCTACTGCGTCTCCAGAAAAAGGTTGTCCTTCTCAGAGGAAGATGACAATGACAGCCAGCCGAGGAGTGTCATTATGCGCCAGAACCGAGGTGGTGATTCTCCCGGCCCCAGTCGCTACAGTTCAAATTATCAAGGAGAGCCCTCAGGACAGAGGAATCCAAATGAATCATCCAGGAACACTGCATCCAATCCCAGAAAATCAGCTGAAGCAACTTGTGAGGGTTCTGATAGCAAGTCCATCAGTTCATATGCCTCCATCTTAAAGGGGAAGACATCATCACGCACAGGGTCATCAGTAAGGCCCCAGCTCACCTCCTCAGTCTCCTTCAGTGAATCTCCAACAGTCATGTTACAGACTGAGTCTGATCTAAGCactaaagaagaggaggaggagcagaggctCTACAGACCCACATCAAATTTTCAGGGCTCGGCAGGGGAGCCTAGCCAGACCATTGACAGGAGTGGCCCACTCATAAAAAGCCTGCTGCGCAGGTCATTATCCATGGACAGTCCCGTCCCAGTCTTCTCCCCAACACTGGAGCTCAATAAGCTGCAAGGCCGAGAACAGTCTGTTGTTAAGATGGTGGCAAAGACAGAGGAAGGGACTCAGAGTGAGCACAAACACAGTGTGAAAGTGGTTCCGCCACTTCTTCTCAGGTCAAGGCACCACAGTAGGTATGATAATGAAGAAGAAACTCAGGGAGAGGTGTTCCATGTGAAGACAGAACCTAGCAGCCCGCTGTCTGACCCCTCAGAGATCATTAGAATCACAGTAGGGGATTCTCTACCAGTAAACCTAAAAGACATTGAAATTaattttgaccaaggccctactAAGCCATGTTATAATCTCCCTGGAAAGAGAAAGGTGAGAAGAGACAACAGAAGGTACCCATTCAAAAAGTCCAAAGGTGTGAACAAACATGATTTCCCACGTGAAGATGAAAATAACATGTCAGAATCTGTACCTCACAACTCCAACATGGACGacaatgatggagactggactgATGAGCCCAGGCAGAGCAAGATGTTTAAATGCTGGAACTGTTTAAAAGTGTTCAGATCCAAAGCTGGACTGCACCGCCATGTTAACATGTATCACAACCCAGATAAGCCATATGCTTGTGACATCTGCCACAAACGCTTCCACACCAACTTCAAAGTCTGGACCCACTGCCAAACCCAACACGGAGTGGTACAAAACCCTGCATCATCCTCCAGCTCGTTCCAGCTGGATGAAAAGTTTCAGAGGAAGCTGATTGATAttgtgcgagagagagaaataaagaaagcCTTGCTCATGAAGCTGAGGAGGAATAAGCAGGGTTCGCAGTCTCAGGTGTTTGCCAAAAAAGGTGGCCTGAGGTCCAGGTCAAATTTGATATGCCCTTACTGTGGGAAAACATTTTTGTTTCTGTCTCAGTTCAAGCAGCATTTGAAGACACACCCTGCAGAGAGAGCCAAccaagagactgagagagagagcagtctcTCCCAAAAGGACCAGGACCAGCACggtcagagagagaacacagacacagaggttTACTCCTGCAGGCTCTGCAATGAGAAGCTGTCCTCTCACTTTGAGCAGGGAGACCATGAGAGGGGCTGTCGACATGCAACCGTGTGCCCGTACTGTGGCCTCCGATTCTCCAGCCCAGCGGTTAAAAAAGAGCACGAAGCACACTGCAAGTACAAGAAACTGACCTGCCTGGAGTGCATGCGGACCTTCAAGTCCTCCTTTAGCATATGGAGACACCAGGTGGAGGTTCATAACCACAACATTATGACTGTTAAGGAACAGCTGAGCCACCAGGAGGAGATCAATGGAGAAGTATCTGACCACCTCGGAAGGCCGCTCCATACACAGGAGTCTGTGGGAGCGGGGAGCTTCAGAGAGGACATCATTTACAGTGACTCTTCAGGTCCGCCTATGTTTGACTCAGAGGATTCTTCATCATTCGTGCCAGAGGACTTGAGTGTTAGCAAGCATAAGAACGACCATCATGGCGAGCTGACAGTGAAGGAGGAGCCCATTGAGGAGGCTGTGAGCGAGAGGGAGGACATGACATCTGGGGCCTCCATTGAGCCCGAGGAGCCAGGTGTTTGGCCATGTGAAAAATGTGGCAAGCTCTTCGGTGGCCACAAAGACCTGGAGCGCCACCAGGAGCTGCTGTGCCACATCAAACCCTTCATCTGTCACATCTGCAATAAGGCCTTCAGGACCAACTTTCGTCTTTGGAGCCACTTCCAGTCCCACATGTCCACCTCCGATGAACCTGGAGTGAGAGAGGTCGATGATAGGCGCCCttcgtctccctccccctcaccaccACTTGCGGTCACACAAGCAACTGGACGTCCTGCCCCACAAGTTTCTCCACCTAAACCAATGGAGGCAGAGCCAGTGGTAGCTAAATCTGTGGTAACTAAATCTGTGGTAACTAAGGAGGAGGAGAAGCCTGTAAGCTCGTCGTCAATGCCCAGGACCAAGAGGCCGGAGATGGACAGATCATACAGTAGCCCCCTACCCAAGACGGATAGTGTGGATAATCCTCTCACCCCTCAGGAATCAGAAACCTTTTTTTACCAtgctcccactctctctgccctcacgTTTAAGAGGCAGTACATGTGTAAGCTCTGCCACAGGACATTCAAAACTGCCTTTAGTCTTTGGAGCCATGAGCAGAGCCATAGCCACATTTGA